TATTAGTTTCAACTTCTTGGACATCCAATCCCAATTTCCAACAGCTGCATAACGAATGCCACAGGTTGTGTAGAGAATCAGTGTGATGTACAGGTAGATATTCCCCATTGTTGAAACTATGGTACAAGACCTTAAAGCAAGTCGAGCCACTTAAAATGCCCCAACCTTATATTCATTATTATCGGGTCATTCGTGTGTTATCTTCTGTATACAACAGTTAGCATTGTTGTTAGCATCAGTGATAAAGAATTAACACACAGATTCGTGTGTCCTTGGTAACCTCACTGGAGCAAACTCAACAGTTAAGGGAGCATGATCAGATAGAACATAATTATCAGGCCACATTCCCCTTTCAACCTCTGGCGGAAATAGAAATGCTTTCTTAACATCAAAACCAAATGCCGATTCTTGCAGATTTTCAACATCCTGCAGCTTTCTGTCGATTCCAACTAAATGTTGAGTAGCCGATTGCCTACTAAATACAGGGGCAGCAGACTGCTCTGTAGGATTCAACACTCTCTGTAATATAAATAACAGCCCCAAATAAGAATCACATGCTATAGAATTCTCAATCATATCATGTGAAAGACAACAACTTTGCATTTGTAATGAAAGAGAAAAGTAAAGGCTTGTGCTTGCCTGAAACTCCTCATAATCAGCAATTCCATTTCTATTGGTATCAACTGCTGCCCACAAGTCCTCAATTTCTTCAGTACTAAGACCGCGGACAAGCTGGAGAATGTTTTTGGAACAAAGATTATAATGACATTAGACACACTAGAACCAAACTGATCAAGCAAAATGACCAATTACAAAGTTTAGAGATCCAAACATCCACACTATTTCAAAACATGAAGTTAAACCTGCCTGATCCAGAGTTTCCGAGAATTTTACATAATCAACAGAACTGTTCTCAGACTTGAAGTGGCAGAATGCATCTCTATCTTTCAAACCAGCCTCCCACAATTTAGACTGCAGTCAGAATATATTACAATAGACATTATGAAGGTATAATGTGGCTTTCAGGGGATGCCTACCTCTAATCCACATATGAGATAGATGAAGAAAAAAGGTTCAAAGGAAAACATTCTATCCAGGAGTACTTCTACTTAAAAGATTCTAGTAAATATGACGCCTATTCCCActtctttttttaaataaatgttttgtaTTTACAGCAAAACAGTCATTTAACAACcacaaattgcactcaatttcaaggTTCCTAATTAGCAACAACCTTTACAATTCCAAATACAGCTTCATTCCAGCTCGTCTTCAAAGACTTGCGATAATTGTTAGGATTAAGAAGCCAGATGAAATCCACTCCACAGATATTGCCACGATGATTGCGATGGCTAACCCACTGTATGAAACCCAAATGAGACATTAAGTGACAATGCAGAATCTGTACGCAGTATGTTTCTTCTCAAATTGATGCAGGGGAGAAATAAAACAAATGAAATCAGGCAGTGGCATATAGATATATAGTATACTGACCTTATGAGCATCCGCATCACTGTCTGTGTAATGGTGAGCAGCATCATAGGATGAAACAAAGCCTTGAGAACGTAGAAATTTGTAGACATGTCCACGTTTGCTTCCATTCCAGTCTCTGAATAGTGCACAATATTTAGAAAGGCAAAatcttcaaaaatccaaaacttgaAACACAATGAAACAAAGTCTGGGTCTTACCCACATAGAATTATTGGGACAGAGGGGAGCTTGCATTCTACCTTGTAGGCTTCCAAGCGCTCCAGGATCTTATATACCTGTTAAACATAACAGTCCTCTTTGATTCCTGAATTTTATGATAATGAACATTGAAAAAGATAAGAGAAGCTCCAaaagagaaaaacaataatacACATTGTAAATAAGGAAATCAGAGCTGttcttgggatgaaaatttaaCGTCTACATATGAGTAGAAAAACAACTGaggaggaaaaagacaaagacctGGCGGAGACGAACAAGGCAAATATCTGAATTATGAGGAAACATCAAGTGTGTGTTGACAACCAGTGTGTCTTGCTGAATGATTCCGTTTTGGCTTCGACGAAATGGAAGCACAGACTGAACATGTAATAGCTGCGCTACACGATCTCCATTGTCATTCAATAGCAATTTCTTAACCTTTACTACTCTGAAACGATCCTTTTTGACTGCAGTGAGAAGACCTGCCAAAATATCAAATATTTCAATTTTATGATGCAAAAAGCCTATATATAGAGTAATTAGATTTCAAAACACCATGGCTTACAAAGAGAAATTCAACATATCTGAATCATGCAGAATTACCAAGCATATTCACATGATTTATTGTCATGTTCAAGAATTCAGGTCATAAAACATATAAGTAATAACACAATGATAAAGAAAACAATTTTATCTGCAGTGACAACCAAATACATAACCAAGGTAACATACAAATTCAGTGAAACTGGCGATAAAAATGGAACAAAGTTATACCTGTACTTATTCAAATTGCAAATCAACAGTCAGTTAAGAGACAAGTACAGAGGTGGACTATTTTGGTATAATCTTTATCAAATTCAACTAGGCCAGAGATTCATTCTGTCAGCTGCAGAAAATACTTTGGAATTATTGGAATAGCCTATCTAAAGCTTATTGAAAGCCAACAAGCACACCGTTGTTCAATGTTCTTTTAAGCATCATTCCTGTGATTTGTAGAGAATCTTTCCCACGGTTTGTAAACAATACCTACTAAAGTACTAACTACAGTGACCATTTCTGACTACCACAAATAAAGGTATAACTGTGTGTAGCCTCCGGGCTTGGAGTTCACAGTTTATGGTTTGAAAAATCCAATACACTCGTTGGGAAGTTGTGACTGATACACTCATTTGGAAGTTGTGACTGCTACAATACATGTGCTTGTTCATAGCAACCACTATGAAGATGCCTGGCTATGGTGTCAGATCAAGTAAATCATGTCCAAACAGGATCATTTAGCCCATCCATTAAATAGCGCTTAAATATAATCTGGTGAAGACAATGTTTAGAgggaaaagaaaaaatagaacaaccTCCAGAAAGGTTTCTAGGGGCTGAATTCTACCGGCAACCTTCTTGTTTTTCTATCAACTTACACATTTCAGTTTGTAATGCTAACAAAACAAATATCCAAAACCCAGAAAAACTGAATTTTAAACCAAAGACAATTAAGCATACTAAACAAAGCAATAAATGAAACAAGAATTACCATCTCCACGGTTCTTGGGACGACCAAGTTTATAAATTGCATAGCCTTTATTTTTCAAGTCGCGCTCATACATCTCAACTAGCTCCTCATTTCCAACCCAGAACTCCTAATAGTCAACAAAAGAGGCAAAAGAATTTAGAACTAAGTCAGCTACAAACAAAATGCCCTGATCTTCGTCTGAAGCCAAACCCTAGAATTGCTTGGCAGTTTAAAATCCCTGTATCGTGTGGCAATAAAAATGCCCTAATTGTAGTGATTGCTAACAGCTAGCTGCTCTATTTTAATCACCTACCTGCAAACAAATGACAGATGATTCTTTTTTGAGAAGCATGTCAAGTATTCCTTTATTGCGGTTCCACCAACGTTCCCTGAACTGGCTTTCCCGACAGATCTGCAAAAGTCAATGACAACAAAAGATTTAGGTAAAatgagatccaaaatgcaaacTGAAATTACATAAGCATATATGGTGGATTCCATAGAGAGGACACTTTCTTCCCATCAAGTACAATAAATTCTACATTGCCAACAGTAAAGAGATGCTCTGTTGCCAAAAGAAGTCTGCATTACGAAAAGCATTCATCTGCCGTGGATGATACGCAGCAGCACAAAATTCCAAGTATTAATAATCCAAACGAAAGTGGCCCGGGAAAATATATATTATGCCAATTCCATGGAAACGGAAGCCACGCAGAAAATATGCATTCATACCCATTTCACAAATATGAAAACAGAAGCGACCCAGAAAAGTACATCCCTAAACATTGTACACCTATGAAATATCATCAACCTAGGGAAAATGCATCCAGCCCATTCTTCCAATAAGAAAATAAAATCGATCCAGAAAAAGACATTAATACCCATTTTACATATATGAACAAAATCTACCTTCAAAAAAGAATACTCAAACCCATTACACATATATCGAAACAAATAATCGATTCACAAAAAATAAATGCATACCCATTTTTAAAACATGAAAACAATAGCGACCCAGAACGAAAAGCATTTTCATCGATAAACATGAAAATAATTCCAGATCAGATCTTACCTCACTATTGATGCGCTTGTATATTGGTGCAAGGATATTGAATGTAGTGCAAGAAACGTTTCCAATTTTCCTATTCATTCTTTTGTGCTGAATTTTACTGCTCTCTGAAACAAAAATTTGATTTTCCTCATCAAACTCTGCACCACACGTCTCCATGCCTACACAATAACTTTTCACACAATCCAGTGGAGTTTTATACATAAAAGCGGAGCAGACGAAGCGTAATCATCAAGCTTCAAGCTAGTACTCATGTGGATTTATAACCATATGATATAATGGGACAACTCctttcaaagaatcaaaatttaTTGAGCACTGAAAATCTCGCGATGTCTTTTTGCAAATTGTCTGGTGGGGTGAAGATGATGGAAAACTCACCGCCCACAGATCGAAGAATCCACCGAAAGTTTTTTTAATCACAAAATTCAAAGAATCAAAAATTATTGAGCACTGAAAATCTCGCGAGGCCCTTTGGTAAATTATTTGTCTGGTGGGATGAAGATAATGGCAAACTTACCGTCCACAGGGGGGAGAATCCACCAAAGATTTTGTAAATTATTTGTCTGGTGGGATGAAGATGATGGCAAACTTACCATCCACAGGGGGAAGAAtccaccaaaaaaaaattaatcacaaAATTCCTTTATAACAGCACACCTTTTTGTTGTCCCGATGCCAAAATCTTAGTGACCGGCAAACGCAGCAAAATCATCAAATAAgcaattaaaaattgcaaaacaaagaCTTGTCCACCAATAGTTTGATGAAAAAGTATTATTTTACTGAATTGTAAATTGTAACTATTGGATTAAATGAATTCGTGAGCAGCAGTAATCTAAGATTTTTGGGAGCTCAATAATAAAGGTGGCTTCACCCTGCAAAGCTTTGGATGAATGTTCCAGTCATAATGAATGGCTAGAATGTAAAGAAACATGGCTGCCAGATCAATGACAGTGATGGGGGAGGAAATGTCGGTTTCTTTTTAATTTTGCTTTActgaaaaaaatattaaagaacTTGAGTAGATTGTAAACAGGACGAGATTCACCGGTCATAAGGGAGTAGATCCTGCATAGACCAACCTTTTTACCAAACAAATTGGTTTTGAGTTGAGTCAGAACCAGTCATGGGGAGTCTTCCTAGGATGTAGTAATTTGGTAATGCACCTTTAGTTGCAGGTAATGTTCTTTTAAGACTTATGAGAGGAAGAGTATTTCagtttttaattaatatattaaataataaaatcaattttttttttataaaatagattGCATTACATTAGTGAAGCAAGTTGCTTtatttttatagggtaaaagaatGTAGGTTGTATTGAAAATTTTATTGCTGAACATTCTTTCCAAATCTTTATAAATTATAaagatattttaaattatttatttatatttaaaaaggtAGAGAAATATTCATTTTGGGTTtggattaataatttaattaagaattattttatttacaaataTATGAAATATAAATTTTGAGTGGGGATTTCATATGGTTGTTAAAAAAAGATTTAGTGATAATAAAAAATTGTAGTCAAGAATAAAAGTGAAAAATATATCTATATGTTAAAACATTTTACATAATGAGTATGACAATTTCAGTTGAATTCAATTCAATTTATAGCtcattaagaaaattaaaattgatactTCGTTGGAATTATACAGTGTAGTAATGATCTTTTTTagttttatgttattttaatgtttgtaattgattttttttatgatagtaattttttatttttttggttgtttaTTAGTAATTGTTTTCTTCATTGAAATTTGAGTGGAATCTTTTCTTTGAAAAGAGCTTTTGAGTTTGTTGATAGGGATTGAGTTTGGTTGAAGtaattttttcacatttttaatttcATTGTTCTTTAATTTTCAACAACCACTTCTTTAGTCCATGCTACAAATATTTGTTACACAAAGATTGTCATTATCTTAGATAGGCATTGCATATTTTTTCTCTCAAGTGTGCATAAAATATATATTTGATCATTAAATATAATTCTAAGTATTTCATTTTTCTAATAATAGATATTGTTTTTCTTTCTAATAAAATAAGTGTATCTAAATTTTAAGTGAACTAATTGAAAACACATATTTAAATAACAAAAATTATaacatatttaataaaatataaactaatagttgatgaaatgagatttccacaatccatagattAGCTTCTCAAAACGATTGTGTGCGAGTTTTTGATCGATATTTccaatcacactctgtgatccatcatcagatgAACGAGAGCACATTAAGCAAAGAATGAGTGATTGCGGACTATCTTGATACTTAAAaagaggagaaatgaaagaaaaaaacaacaaatacaacaataaaaaattaaaagttaaaaaacaaaaagaagaaataatgttttgtaattttctttctttcttttttttttttcttttttgttctttTCCAATTCTTATTTTATTTGTCTTTCTTCTTTCTCCCCTCTTTTTAAGTGTCATCCTAGTCTGCAATCACTCATTTTTTGATTAATGTGCTTTAATGTGCTCTCattcattctgatgatggatcactcCGAAACATTGATCAAAAACTCGCATAAACTAATAGTTACAAAATTAGTCAATTATAAGGTTGTTCATGGCATAGTATGATGGTTAAATTGTGACATTGTGGTTGCTCTCATTGGACAATTGTGATCATGGGCATCACACCCTCATTGATCTATTGTGCTTGTGG
The nucleotide sequence above comes from Cryptomeria japonica chromosome 11, Sugi_1.0, whole genome shotgun sequence. Encoded proteins:
- the LOC131063950 gene encoding uncharacterized calcium-binding protein At1g02270 isoform X4 — protein: MLFICRESQFRERWWNRNKGILDMLLKKESSVICLQEFWVGNEELVEMYERDLKNKGYAIYKLGRPKNRGDGLLTAVKKDRFRVVKVKKLLLNDNGDRVAQLLHVQSVLPFRRSQNGIIQQDTLVVNTHLMFPHNSDICLVRLRQVYKILERLEAYKVECKLPSVPIILCGDWNGSKRGHVYKFLRSQGFVSSYDAAHHYTDSDADAHKWVSHRNHRGNICGVDFIWLLNPNNYRKSLKTSWNEAVFGIVKSKLWEAGLKDRDAFCHFKSENSSVDYVKFSETLDQLVRGLSTEEIEDLWAAVDTNRNGIADYEEFQRVLNPTEQSAAPVFSRQSATQHLVGIDRKLQDVENLQESAFGFDVKKAFLFPPEVERGMWPDNYVLSDHAPLTVEFAPVRLPRTHESVC
- the LOC131063950 gene encoding uncharacterized calcium-binding protein At1g02270 isoform X3, producing MYKTPLDCVKSYCVGMETCGAEFDEENQIFVSESSKIQHKRMNRKIGNVSCTTFNILAPIYKRINSEICRESQFRERWWNRNKGILDMLLKKESSVICLQEFWVGNEELVEMYERDLKNKGYAIYKLGRPKNRGDGLLTAVKKDRFRVVKVKKLLLNDNGDRVAQLLHVQSVLPFRRSQNGIIQQDTLVVNTHLMFPHNSDICLVRLRQVYKILERLEAYKVECKLPSVPIILCGDWNGSKRGHVYKFLRSQGFVSSYDAAHHYTDSDADAHKWVSHRNHRGNICGVDFIWLLNPNNYRKSLKTSWNEAVFGIVKSKLWEAGLKDRDAFCHFKSENSSVDYVKFSETLDQLVRGLSTEEIEDLWAAVDTNRNGIADYEEFQRVLNPTEQSAAPVFSRQSATQHLVGIDRKLQDVENLQESAFGFDVKKAFLFPPEVERGMWPDNYVLSDHAPLTVEFAPVRLPRTHESVC
- the LOC131063950 gene encoding uncharacterized calcium-binding protein At1g02270 isoform X2, coding for MIFHRCTMFRDVLFWVASVFIFVKWICRESQFRERWWNRNKGILDMLLKKESSVICLQEFWVGNEELVEMYERDLKNKGYAIYKLGRPKNRGDGLLTAVKKDRFRVVKVKKLLLNDNGDRVAQLLHVQSVLPFRRSQNGIIQQDTLVVNTHLMFPHNSDICLVRLRQESKRTVMFNRYIRSWSAWKPTRDWNGSKRGHVYKFLRSQGFVSSYDAAHHYTDSDADAHKWVSHRNHRGNICGVDFIWLLNPNNYRKSLKTSWNEAVFGIVKSKLWEAGLKDRDAFCHFKSENSSVDYVKFSETLDQLVRGLSTEEIEDLWAAVDTNRNGIADYEEFQRVLNPTEQSAAPVFSRQSATQHLVGIDRKLQDVENLQESAFGFDVKKAFLFPPEVERGMWPDNYVLSDHAPLTVEFAPVRLPRTHESVC
- the LOC131063950 gene encoding uncharacterized calcium-binding protein At1g02270 isoform X5, translating into MLLKKESSVICLQEFWVGNEELVEMYERDLKNKGYAIYKLGRPKNRGDGLLTAVKKDRFRVVKVKKLLLNDNGDRVAQLLHVQSVLPFRRSQNGIIQQDTLVVNTHLMFPHNSDICLVRLRQVYKILERLEAYKVECKLPSVPIILCGDWNGSKRGHVYKFLRSQGFVSSYDAAHHYTDSDADAHKWVSHRNHRGNICGVDFIWLLNPNNYRKSLKTSWNEAVFGIVKSKLWEAGLKDRDAFCHFKSENSSVDYVKFSETLDQLVRGLSTEEIEDLWAAVDTNRNGIADYEEFQRVLNPTEQSAAPVFSRQSATQHLVGIDRKLQDVENLQESAFGFDVKKAFLFPPEVERGMWPDNYVLSDHAPLTVEFAPVRLPRTHESVC
- the LOC131063950 gene encoding uncharacterized calcium-binding protein At1g02270 isoform X1, producing MFRDVLFWVASVFIFVKWICRESQFRERWWNRNKGILDMLLKKESSVICLQEFWVGNEELVEMYERDLKNKGYAIYKLGRPKNRGDGLLTAVKKDRFRVVKVKKLLLNDNGDRVAQLLHVQSVLPFRRSQNGIIQQDTLVVNTHLMFPHNSDICLVRLRQVYKILERLEAYKVECKLPSVPIILCGDWNGSKRGHVYKFLRSQGFVSSYDAAHHYTDSDADAHKWVSHRNHRGNICGVDFIWLLNPNNYRKSLKTSWNEAVFGIVKSKLWEAGLKDRDAFCHFKSENSSVDYVKFSETLDQLVRGLSTEEIEDLWAAVDTNRNGIADYEEFQRVLNPTEQSAAPVFSRQSATQHLVGIDRKLQDVENLQESAFGFDVKKAFLFPPEVERGMWPDNYVLSDHAPLTVEFAPVRLPRTHESVC